From the genome of Glycine max cultivar Williams 82 chromosome 2, Glycine_max_v4.0, whole genome shotgun sequence, one region includes:
- the LOC100783446 gene encoding uncharacterized protein, which yields MIPLKTHPHSPFIFSVSKTNPLYFSLLPTSISLLSLKQPPPSLSSNLLRVSNVGVSVCRTEHHEEEEDKGVSLELHDLSPNGEVYQKTLQLVECSMFAALTGLVYFLSNSLAIENYFSCFFSLPIVISSMRWGVDAGRKTLVATTILLLVLSGPVKALTYLLKHGIVGFTMGTLWRTGASWNMSIFLCTIVRALGAVGFVLISSFLIRENILALITINIHASLTFLLTAAGVTSIPSMNVIYTLFGILVLINSGCFMFLLHLLYSVFLTRMGMKSSLRLPRWLERAI from the exons ATGATTCCCCTCAAAACTCATCCTCATTCTCCCTTCATCTTCTCCGTTTCCAAAACCAACCCACTTTACTTCTCTTTGCTCCCCACTTCTATCTCTCTTCTCTCACTCAAACAACCCCCACCCTCTCTCTCTTCCAATCTTCTCAGGGTTTCAAATGTTGGAGTTTCAGTTTGCAGAACCGAACAccacgaagaagaggaagacaaGGGGGTTTCGTTGGAGCTTCACGACTTGTCCCCAAATGGGGAAGTGTATCAGAAAACGCTGCAATTGGTTGAGTGTTCCATGTTCGCTGCACTCACCGGTTTGGTCTATTTCTTGAGCAACTCCCTTGCCATTGAG AATTACTTCAGTTGTTTCTTCTCATTGCCAATAGTGATATCCTCAATGAGATGGGGTGTTGATGCGGGCAGGAAAACTCTG gtGGCAACGACTATACTTTTGCTTGTCTTGTCTGGTCCAGTTAAAGCTCTAACTTATTTG CTTAAGCATGGTATAGTTGGTTTCACAATGGGTACTTTGTGGCG GACGGGAGCAAGTTGGAATATGTCAATTTTCTTGTGCACAATT GTACGCGCATTGGGTGCTGTTGGCTTTGTCTTGATTTCGTCTTTCTTGATAAGGGAAAACATACTAGCTTTG ATCACCATTAACATTCATGCTTCTCTCACATTTCTCCTTACTGCTGCTGGTGTTACTTCTATTCCTTCAATGAACGTGATATATACCCTATTTGGCATTTTG GTTTTGATCAATAGTGGATGTTTCATGTTCTTGCTCCACCTGTTGTATTCTGTTTTCCTTACTAGAATGGGGATGAAGTCTTCACTAAGATTGCCAAGATGGCTGGAGAGGGCCATCTGA
- the LOC102661207 gene encoding uncharacterized protein, translated as MRERNKGVEDQAYTNDMDCYYYSTSELPCKKHPSSSSVGICAYCLKDRLVKLVCSDCGEQRLSSCSCSDEMVSSHRNSCTVEVGGVGRVSFLIENEKNNESTPVVLQHLNHNKANKEEEEDEVLGLRRSSSSCVEIKRHHHGGGGGFWKIGKLFRKKKEKGCGRSVVGFDERNNEMWMVDHQGGVSRSRSLCSFRGGGIFGSEDGGDSVLSGARSSISAARSSGVNMLESGRRSGYSEAEPRRSGFDGVERRDFLFDNNNYESGSDLKGGVKKGGGLMDGVGDGGGFYGGVNRRVFSLRESDFKGMDESSFIDLKLDYSSESKHEFSAAKMSNNMGGDTFSSFRGGNFMPHDGGGGSYGGLVGDGVLTNGGSCRITVNDRGIKRGRKSMKGWRWIFRYHSNWGSSRKRDEDFMFKA; from the coding sequence ATGAGGGAGAGAAACAAAGGTGTGGAAGATCAGGCTTACACCAATGACATGGATTGCTACTACTACTCCACCTCTGAACTCCCATGTAAGAAacacccttcttcttcttctgttggAATATGTGCTTACTGTCTCAAGGACCGTTTGGTCAAGCTTGTGTGTTCTGATTGTGGGGAGCAAAGGCTTTCTTCGTGTTCTTGCTCTGATGAGATGGTCTCTTCCCATCGCAACTCATGCACTGTTGAGGTGGGGGGTGTTGGGAGGGTCTCATTCCTCATTGAGAATGAGAAGAACAATGAGAGTACCCCAGTGGTTCTTCAGCATTTGAATCACAATAAGGCCAataaggaggaggaggaggatgagGTTCTGGGGCTGAGGAGGAGTAGCAGCAGCTGTGTTGAGATCAAGAGGCATCatcatggtggtggtggtgggttTTGGAAGATTGGGAAGCTttttaggaagaaaaaagagaagggtTGTGGGAGAAGTGTTGTTGGGTTTGATGAGAGAAACAATGAGATGTGGATGGTGGATCATCAAGGGGGTGTGTCTAGGTCAAGGTCACTATGCAGCTTCAGGGGTGGAGGGATATTTGGATCTGAGGATGGTGGTGATTCAGTGTTGTCAGGTGCTAGAAGCTCAATTTCTGCAGCTAGGAGTTCTGGGGTTAATATGTTGGAATCTGGGAGGAGAAGTGGATACAGTGAAGCTGAGCCAAGAAGGAGTGGTTTTGATGGAGTAGAGAGGAGGGATTTCTTGTTTGATAACAATAATTATGAAAGTGGAAGTGATCTCAAGGGTGGTGTGAAAAAGGGTGGTGGACTAATGGATGGTGTTGGTGATGGTGGTGGATTCTATGGTGGGGTAAATAGGCGTGTGTTTTCACTCAGAGAGAGTGATTTCAAAGGCATGGATGAGTCTAGCTTCATTGACTTGAAGCTTGATTACTCATCAGAATCAAAGCATGAGTTTTCTGCTGCAAAAATGAGCAACAACATGGGGGGTGATACCTTCTCTTCTTTCAGAGGTGGGAATTTCATGCCACATGATGGCGGTGGAGGTTCTTATGGAGGGTTGGTAGGAGATGGAGTTTTAACCAATGGAGGGTCATGTAGAATCACTGTGAATGACAGAGGAATCAAGAGGGGAAGGAAAAGCATGAAGGGTTGGAGGTGGATTTTCAGATACCATTCAAATTGGGGAAGCTCAAGGAAAAGAGATGAAGACTTTATGTTCAAAGCATGA
- the LOC100783984 gene encoding uncharacterized protein LOC100783984, with the protein MYVTRPLSLYKKSADALSLPPPEGPNSGILVIQDEDLVPTSCFGLGEFHEVKELPFPQNLNLELFYRSGISLNRTTHYHHVAFIPVLNQPLSSNKYYVINLSGKKRGEAYINSKGEDLDTFCFYNAVSDVPLHPIVINDTYQEFEIFPRRSKVTFRSGFSAKSVAPDGYPPRFLSTRWKVSASTSSDSSLGEASGVNETLRASKPEFQFSLAKKSSDSVVVGKWYCPFMFIKEGTHKTLKEEMRKSMFYEMTLEQKWEQIFSCENEYGMGNTVNVDVVVQKEVVVIAGWEAVINEMDIAEGFVWFNSVNNVGEKSSVGLSTAVVERMKWEQERVGWNGGIEKQIRVKKVEEFEGTNGWKKFGCFVLVETFILKTLDGSIVLTHAFKHHDQLRSKWE; encoded by the exons ATGTATGTGACTAGGCCTTTGTCTCTGTATAAGAAATCTGCAGATGCTCTCTCATTGCCTCCACCTGAGGGCCCCAATTCTGGTATTTTGGTGATCCAAGATGAAGATTTGGTGCCAACCTCTTGTTTTGGGTTGGGAGAGTTCCATGAAGTGAAGGAGTTGCCTTTCCCTCAAAATCTAAACCTTGAGTTGTTCTATAGATCAGGCATTTCACTGAATAGAACCACTCACTACCACCATGTTGCCTTCATTCCAGTTCTTAACCAGCCCTTGTCTTCCAACAAATACTATGTGATAAATCTCAGTGGGAAAAAAAGAGG GGAGGCATACATTAACTCAAAGGGGGAAGATTTGGACACATTCTGTTTCTACAATGCTGTATCTGATGTACCACTACATCCAATAGTTATCAATGACACATATCAAGAGTTTGAGATATTTCCTAGAAGAAGCAAAGTTACTTTCAGGAGTGGTTTTTCAGCTAAATCTGTTGCCCCAGATGGATACCCTCCAAGATTTTTGAGTACAAGGTGGAAAGTGAGTGCTTCAACTTCAAGTGATTCTAGCCTAGGAGAAGCATCAGGTGTGAATGAAACCCTCCGTGCCAGCAAGCCAGAGTTCCAATTCTCCTTAGCAAAAAAGAGTTCAGATAGTGTTGTTGTGGGAAAATGGTATTGCCCCTTCATGTTTATCAAGGAGGGAACTCACAAAACATTGAAGGAAGAAATGAGAAAGTCAATGTTTTATGAGATGACACTGGAGCAGAAATGGGAGCAAATCTTTTCATGTGAGAATGAGTATGGAATGGGAAACACTGTGAATGTGGATGTTGTGGTTCAAAAGGAAGTGGTTGTAATTGCTGGCTGGGAAGCAGTGATTAATGAGATGGATATTGCTGAAGGTTTTGTGTGGTTTAATAGTGTCAACAATGTTGGAGAAAAGAGTAGTGTGGGATTGAGCACTGCAGTAGTTGAGAGAATGAAGTGGGAGCAGGAAAGGGTAGGGTGGAATGGAGGAATAGAGAAGCAAATTAGAGTTAAGAaagtggaagaatttgaaggcACAAATGGGTGGAAGAAATTTGGATGTTTTGTGTTGGTTGAGACTTTTATACTAAAAACATTGGACGGAAGCATAGTACTAACCCATGCTTTCAAACACCATGATCAACTCAGGAGTAAATGGGAATGA